The Coccidioides posadasii str. Silveira chromosome 3, complete sequence genome contains a region encoding:
- a CDS encoding uncharacterized protein (EggNog:ENOG410PFCV~COG:E,G~TransMembrane:10 (i139-159o179-197i209-229o241-258i270-292o334-354i366-387o399-423i448-465o471-489i)~BUSCO:12440at33183), which produces MTVSPVEPGGSPATVPPDELREDSVSRVELESDSAEPGASRHDQDYQGAPNKPQAAPPRPDHQRNKRHGAYLDVTNAGSSHSSSSDSLVSAHLLPPNTVQSEPVFGEPVSPSPSPAPELTAASPPPKLAWKQKITRTWLLGKGMLMVMSAQFFGASMNVMTRLLELNGPHGKGMHPFEILFVRMSATTFCSFLYMWYTRVPQPFGAPDVRGLLVLRGVSGFIGVFGLYYSLGYLPLSEATVLTFLAPILTCYVCSLIMPNETFTRKQQLAGIASLLGVVLIARPTSLFSSIVRSSAEGIPPYSNTTSLQSPIAARNAIVGKSSTGPDSDSTQHLIAIGAALVGVLGATSAYTSIRKIGQRAHPLVSVNYFSTLTTIISTIAVLVLPNVSFRLPANVTETLLLCGLGICGFFLQFLLTAGLSYVPPPSVVGGNGAGSGKGSSHGSRATNMVYTQMLFALFYDRMIWNSMPSALSWAGSGIILASAIYVAIARDGNRESILANVKHEGEEEESADGILAGARGDDLESGTARAKVVFRNDGCEAVDEEERRSLLHGHENDNDDDDYGEGERAQEYTLPR; this is translated from the exons ATGACAGTTTCTCCTGTTGAACCTGGGGGGAGTCCCGCGACCGTTCCACCAGACGAGCTCCGAGAAGATTCGGTATCGCGTGTCGAACTGGAAAGCGATTCTGCAGAGCCAGGGGCTTCTCGGCATGACCAGGATTATCAAGGTGCTCCAAACAAACCGCAAGCAGCTCCTCCACGCCCCGACCATCAGAGAAATAAACGCCACGGCGCATACCTGGATGTCACGAATGCCGGTTCTTCACACTCTTCTTCGTCCGATTCCCTAGTCTCTGCACACTTGCTTCCCCCAAACACCGTGCAATCCGAACCTGTATTTGGAGAACCAGTCTCCCCGTCACCATCGCCTGCACCGGAACTCACAGCTGCGTCCCCGCCTCCGAAATTAGCATGGAAGCAAAAAATTACCCGGACGTGGCTTCTGGGTAAGGGGATGCTGATGGTGATGTCGGCGCAGTTTTTCGGTGCATCGATGAATGTGATGACGAGATTGTTAGAATTGAATGGGCCGCACGGCAAAGGGATGCATCCGTTTGAG ATCCTCTTTGTCCGCATGTCTGCAACCACTTTCTGCAGCTTCCTGTACATGTGGTACACCAGGGTTCCGCAGCCTTTTGGTGCTCCCGACGTTCGAGGCCTCCTAGTTCTCCGTGGAGTGAGCGGCTTCATCGGCGTTTTCGGACTATATTACTCACTTGGCTACCTGCCGCTGTCAGAAGCGACGGTGTTGACATTCCTTGCGCCGATTCTAACTTGCTACGTCTGCTCTTTAATCATGCCGAACGAAACTTTTACCCGCAAACAGCAGCTGGCCGGGATTGCTTCGCTTCTAGGTGTTGTCCTCATTGCCCGTCCAACGTCGCTCTTCTCGAGTATAGTGAGGTCCTCTGCAGAAGGCATCCCTCCGTATAGCAATACCACGTCCCTTCAATCGCCCATTGCCGCAAGAAACGCCATAGTTGGCAAATCTAGCACCGGTCCCGACTCCGACTCGACACAGCATCTCATAGCCATTGGCGCAGCTCTCGTCGGTGTTCTTGGTGCCACATCAGCATACACTTCCATCCGCAAAATTGGTCAACGAGCCCATCCTCTTGTAAGTGTAAATTACTTTTCCACCTTGACCACGATCATCTCCACTATCGCCGTGCTGGTGCTTCCTAATGTATCGTTCCGTCTCCCTGCCAATGTCACGGAGACTTTGCTCCTCTGCGGTCTGGGCATCTGCGGCTTTTTCCTGCAATTCTTGCTCACAGCTGGGCTGTCGTATGTTCCTCCGCCATCTGTTGTAGGCGGGAATGGCGCAGGATCCGGGAAAGGTAGCTCGCACGGCTCGCGGGCTACAAATATGGTGTATACCCAGATGTTGTTTGCATTGTTTTATGATAGGATGATTTGGAATTCAATGCCGTCGGCGCTGAGCTGGGCTGGGTCCGGGATTATTCTTGCCAGCGCGATTTATGTCGCGATTGCGAGAGATGGGAATAGGGAAAGTATTCTGGCGAATGTGAAGCATGAGGGTGAAGAGGAAGAATCTGCAGATGGGATTCTTGCGGGTGCTCGTGGTGATGATCTGGAGAGCGGGACTGCTAGGGCGAAGGTCGTGTTCCGGAATGATGGGTGCGAGGCGGTGGATgaggaagagaggagaagCTTGCTGCATGGTCATGAAAACGAcaatgatgacgatgattATGGCGAAGGCGAACGAGCGCAGGAATATACGCTGCCACGATGA
- a CDS encoding uncharacterized protein (SECRETED:SignalP(1-24)~EggNog:ENOG410PRUR~COG:S~TransMembrane:1 (n9-19c24/25o53-71i)) codes for MTALFNFQSLLLVILLIICTSTYAHSIMPGIMDRNQNGFFGIFWKCARVGERLSPYVSLCCIAMAVSLFIGS; via the exons ATG ACTGCACTGTTCAACTTCCAATCACTCCTCCTAGTTATTCTCCTAATCATTTGCACGAGTACTTATGCGCACTCAATAATGCCCGGGATTATGGACCGAAACCAGAATGG ATTCTTTGGGATATTTTGGAAATGCGCCAGGGTTGGAGAACGGCTGAGTCCGTACGTGAGCTTATGCTGTATTGCCATGGCT GTTTCCCTTTTCATCGGCTCTTAG
- a CDS encoding uncharacterized protein (EggNog:ENOG410PJNU~COG:J~MEROPS:MER0030133~BUSCO:10130at33183), with translation MADTGSFIHLARPLGPATVGVAPSTAPLNVVIQPQAIFSILDHSLRRNADQERVIGTLLGTRSEDGTEVEIRTCFAVGHTETTDQVEVDMEYQKQMLALHLKANPKEVLVGWYATSSELNTFSALIQNFYGGQGDGTWPHPAVHLTVSTEPGKDIETRTYISAPVGVTAERAADSAAFIPVPYEIRYSEAERNGLEAIAQARDAEDRASSLFTDIETLEKSIEEVLGMIDRVSKYVESVIDEEAPASTALGQFLLNALALAPKVDPADIESDFNKHIQDVLVVSYLANTIRTQMELSNRLATAQLTLGGGDSTAIGGTGAESGGQRGGQRNNRQRGGQQRNQAEELRA, from the exons ATGGCTGACACTGGATCGTTTATTCATCTGGCACGGCCCTTGGGTCCGGCCACCGTCGGAGTTGCTCCCAGCACTGCCCCTCTCAACGTTGTTATACAACCACAG GCAATTTTCTCTATCCTTGATCATTCTTTGCGCCGAAATGCTGACCAAGAACGCGTCATTGGCACCCTTCTCGGTACCCGATCGGAAGATGGCACCGAAGTTGAAATCCGCACTTGCTTTGCTGTCGGTCACACGGAGACTACCGATCAAGTTGAGGTGGACATGGAATATCAAAAACAAATGCTTGCGCTGCACTTAAAGGCCAATCCTAAGGAAGTTCTCGTTGGTTGGTACGCCACTTCGTCGGAACTGAACACTTTTTCTGCCCTTATTCAGAATTTTTATGGAGGTCAGGGAGATGGGACGTGGCCTCATCCTGCTGTGCACTTGACTGTTTCTACCGAACCCGGAAAAGATATTGAAACTCGGACGTATATCTCTGCGCCAGTGGGCGTTACTGCTGAGAGAGCAGCTGACAGTGCTGCGTTCATTCCTGTTCCATATGAGATCCGCTACAGTGAGGCGGAAAGAAATGGTTTGGAGGCTATTGCGCAGGCAAGAGATGCAGAAGACCGGGCATCCAGTTTATTTACCGATATTGAGACCCTCGAGAAGTCGATTGAAGAAGTCCTCGGCATGATCGATAGAGTATCGAAATATGTCGAGTCGGTTATTGATGAAGAAGCACCCGCTTCAACGGCTCTTGGCCAGTTTTTGCTCAACGCGCTTGCTCTGGCACCAAAGGTTGATCCGGCCGATATTGAAAGTGACTT CAACAAACACATCCAAGACGTCCTCGTCGTTTCGTATCTCGCAAATACTATCCGTACCCAAATGGAACTCTCCAACCGGCTGGCTACCGCCCAGCTCACCCTTGGAGGTGGCGACAGTACGGCCATTGGTGGTACAGGTGCTGAAAGCGGAGGTCAGCGTGGTGGCCAGCGCAACAACCGCCAACGAGGCGGCCAGCAACGGAATCAAGCTGAGGAATTGCGAGCATAA
- the UTP25 gene encoding rRNA-binding ribosome biosynthesis protein utp25 (BUSCO:190475at4751~EggNog:ENOG410PG4V~COG:A~BUSCO:3623at33183) translates to MAVKGAHARRGPPRRKLPKFETSRVQDLDQDNSPSEGPDAFDNESLDEASDAKYSVVSSDSAEEERLTAKPYNALLQLLNVGADPNGPARKKRKLKHKNKDNGKEDQVDKVKRSIPREVDSELQDDLDVKEASDDESESGDENDGIDEADRDAAAGSDPFEAHFSQPDEARLSKRIEASTKTWQTSKHQLSSGMRITATYPYAGNEQSLALPPLHSLKDLPLKRKLSETASEHMSQINAQNSSIAPYIFGYYDMLYGARTTENAASLRDMYCLHALNHIIKTRDRVVKNNSRVPKEGEDVEMRDQGFTRPKVLILLPTRQACVRVVDSISKFYRADQQENKKRFLETFSETDDKSWEDKPEDFQELFGGNDDDMFRLGLKFTRKTMKYFTQFYNSDIILASPLGLRTAMEKEDGKKQEYDFLSSIELVVVDHADALLMQNWDHVEYVFSHLNLQPKAAHGCDFSRVRTWYLDGNAKYLRQTLIFTSFMSPEINSVYSTYAQNVSGKVKINTTYQGAILELPVPVPVKQTFSRFDSLSPVKDPETRFKYFTNTVLSSLAKNWSGSGKSSASGTLIFIPSYLDFVRIRNYLATSSQTTNLSFGAISEYTSVRDVARARSYFMNGRHSVLLYTERLHHFRRYKIRGVKRVIMYGVPDNPLFYGEIVAFLGLDPSAVGEAAEKGVRALFSKWDALKLERVVGTKRIGSMMMEKGGDTFTFT, encoded by the exons ATGGCTGTCAAAGGTGCGCACGCCAGGCGAGGCCCTCCTAGGAGAAAGCTGCCGAAATTTGAAACTTCTCGAGTGCAGGACCTTGA TCAAGATAATTCCCCAAGCGAGGGGCCAGATGCTTTTGACAACGAGTCGCTAGACGAAGCTAGCGATGCGAAGTACTCGGTAGTTTCATCCGATAGCGCGGAAGAGGAAAGACTGACCGCGAAACCCTACAATGCCCTCCTTCAGCTGCTGAATGTTGGCGCAGATCCAAATGGGCCAGCCAGGAAGAAACGAAAGTTAAAACATAAGAATAAAGATAATGGCAAGGAAGACCAAGTGGACAAGGTGAAGAGATCGATACCAAGAGAGGTCGACTCGGAACTACAGGACGATCTAGACGTCAAGGAGGCATCAGATGATGAGAGCGAAAGTGGGGATGAAAACGATGGAATTGACGAAGCTGATCGTGACGCAGCCGCTG GTTCCGACCCTTTCGAAGCACACTTTTCTCAGCCCGATGAAGCTCGGTTATCCAAACGGATCGAAGCCTCTACCAAAACATGGCAAACAAGCAAGCATCAACTCTCTTCCGGCATGCGAATTACGGCAACATATCCATACGCGGGCAATGAACAGTCCTTGGCTCTGCCTCCCTTACATAGCTTAAAGGATTTGCCACTCAAACGCAAGCTATCGGAAACCGCATCGGAGCACATGTCACAAATTAACGCCCAAAATAGCAGCATCGCACCCTATATTTTTGGCTATTATGACATGCTCTATGGTGCCCGAACTACGGAAAATGCAGCCAGCCTGAGAGACATGTACTGCCTGCATGCATTGAATCACATAATTAAAACTCGAGATCGAGTGGTTAAGAATAATTCGCGTGTCCCTAAAGAAGGAGAAGACGTTGAAATGAGAGATCAAGGCTTCACGCGGCCTAAAGTTCTGATCCTGCTCCCTACCAGACAAGCTTGTGTGCGGGTCGTAGATTCAATCTCTAAGTTTTATAGAGCCGACCAgcaagaaaataaaaagcGATTCTTAGAGACGTTTTCTGAAACCGATGATAAGTCCTGGGAAGACAAACCTGAAGACTTCCAGGAGCTATTTGGTGGTAACGATGATGACATGTTCAGGCTCGGTCTGAAGTTCACCAGGAAAACGATGAAATATTTTACCCAATTCTACAACTCCGATATCATCCTCGCGAGTCCACTCGGCTTGCGAACTGCAATGGAAAAGGAAGA TGGGAAGAAGCAAGAATATGATTTTCTGTCATCTATTGAACTGGTCGTTGTCGATCATGCTGACGCCCTTCTTATGCAGAACTGGGATCACGTTGAATATGTGTTCTCGCATTTGAATCTGCAACCAAAAGCAGCCCATGGGTGTGATTTCAGTCGGGTCAGAACATGGTACCTTGATGGAAACGCCAAATACCTCCGCCAAACACTTATTTTCACATCCTTCATGTCTCCTGAAATTAACTCGGTCTATTCCACCTACGCTCAAAACGTGTCTGGAAAAGTCAAAATAAACACCACATATCAGGGCGCGATTCTCGAACTACCCGTTCCAGTGCCCGTCAAACAAACTTTCTCGCGTTTCGACTCTCTGTCTCCCGTCAAGGACCCAGAGACTCGGTTCAAGTATTTCACCAACACCGTTCTTTCGTCCCTCGCGAAGAATTGGTCTGGCTCCGGAAAGTCTTCTGCCTCAGGGACCCTGATTTTTATACCCTCGTATCTCGACTTCGTTCGTATTCGGAATTACCTTGCCACTTCCTCGCAAACCACCAATCTCTCATTTGGCGCAATCTCGGAGTACACTTCTGTCCGCGATGTAGCTCGCGCCCGAAGCTATTTTATGAATGGCCGCCATTCTGTACTTCTCTATACAGAGCGTTTACACCACTTCCGCCGCTACAAGATCCGCGGTGTTAAGCGCGTGATCATGTACGGTGTGCCCGATAACCCTCTATTCTACGGGGAGATTGTGGCTTTCTTGGGACTGGACCCCTCTGCGGTTGGGGAAGCAGCAGAAAAAGGCGTGCGTGCTCTGTTTTCGAAGTGGGATGCGCTAAAGTTAGAGAGAGTCGTAGGGACGAAGAGGATAGGAAGCATGATGATGGAGAAGGGCGGAGATACTTTCACCTTTACATAG
- the PTC2_1 gene encoding Protein phosphatase 2C 2 (EggNog:ENOG410PGQI~COG:T~BUSCO:6773at33183), protein MGQTLSEPVVEKNSEEGSDECVIYGLSAMQGWRISMEDAHSAVLDLQAKYLAKDHHPTDPSKRLSFFGVYDGHGGEQMALYAGKNVSRIVTNQETFARGDIEQALKDGYLATDRAILEDPNYEEEVSGCTAAVAIVSKDKIRVANAGDSRSVLGVKGRAKPLSFDHKPQNEGEKARISAAGGFVDFGRVNGNLALSRALGDFEFKKSPDLSPEQQIVTAYPDVTTHEITEDDEFLVIACDGIWDCQSSQAVVEFVRRGIAAKQELHRICENLMDNCLASNSETGGVGCDNMTMIIVGFLNGKTKEEWYNMIAERVANNDGPCAPPEYAQFRGPGVRRQFDDSPDEYDPGLDSRPTGRSGRIILLGDGTELLTDMGDGEMFENGDRVSEQESTREVTSSVDEPRNEPEASTTEMNPPAPAGVEQSANASTTEEQPKTT, encoded by the exons ATGGGTCAGACTTTGAGTGAGCCTGTGGTTGAGAAA AACTCTGAAGAAGGCTCTGATGAGTGTGTTATCTATGGCCTTTCTGCCATGCAAGGATGGCGCATCAGCATGGAAGATGCTCACTCTGCCGTGCTTGACCTTCAAGCAAAGTACCTGGCTAAAGACCACCACCCAACAGACCCAAGTAAACGCCTGTCTTTCTTTGGTGTTTATGACGGGCATGGAGGTGAACAGATGGCCCTGTACGCGGGGAAAAACGTCTCAAGAATTGTTACCAACCAGGAGACATTCGCGCGTGGAGATATAGAACAGGCGCTGAAAGATGGATACCTTGCAACTGACCGCGCCATTCTTGAAG ATCCTaattatgaagaagaagtTTCAGGCTGCACTGCAGCTGTGGCTATTGTCTCAAAGGATAAGATCAGAGTT GCAAACGCAGGTGATTCCAGATCTGTTTTAGGTGTCAAGGGTCGTGCGAAGCCGCTCTCCTTTGATCATAAGCCCCAGAATGAAG GTGAAAAGGCAAGAATTAGTGCGGCTGGCGGTTTTGTTGACTTTGGTCGTGTCAATGGCAACCTTGCTCTATCCCGCGCCTTGGGGGATTTTGAATTCAAGAAAAGTCCGGATCTGTCGCCTGAACAGCAAATTGTGACTGCTTATCCTGATGTCACCACTCATGAGATAACTGAAGATGACGAGTTTCTCGTTATTGCCTGCGACG GAATCTGGGACTGCCAGTCGTCTCAGGCTGTTGTCGAATTTGTTCGACGTGGAATTGCCGCAAAGCAGGAATTGCACCGGATTTGCGAGAACCTCATGGATAATTGTCTGGCTTCCAACAGTGAGACCGGTGGTGTTGGTTGTGACAATATGACTATGATCATTGTCGGTTTTCTCAATGGTAAAACGAAAGAAGAGTGGTATAACATGATTGCTGAACGGGTTGCAAACAACGATGGACCCTGCGCTCCTCCGGAGTATG CTCAATTTCGAGGTCCTGGCGTTCGACGTCAATTCGATGACAGCCCTGATGAATACGATCCAGGACTTGATAGCCGGCCAACCGGTCGCAGCGGCAGAATCATCCTCCTCGGTGATGGTACCGAATTGCTGACCGATATGGGAGATGGAGAGATGTTCGAAAATGGGGACAGAGTCTCTGAGCAAGAGTCTACGCGTGAAGTCACTAGCTCTGTTGATGAACCGAGAAACGAAC CGGAAGCAAGCACCACCGAGATGAATCCTCCAGCCCCAGCTGGAGTCGAGCAGTCTGCCAATGCGTCTACCACCGAAGAGCAACCGAAAACCACCTAA
- a CDS encoding uncharacterized protein (EggNog:ENOG410PHWJ~COG:I~BUSCO:8650at33183): MSSPSSTATKRKRSVSHLPAPDIPQSSTAELLQPSSRDASGEEGDESAAPSTSVKHKKPALAADTSTVPPSKRPRTRSIIPSDLAAQTLNGDTSSISKNDPGEPSETTEASVDIEHRVKRRSGSFRQPRNQDERMKPPMRAGLQDPAGYKTNPPPTGRPVRVYADGVFDLFHLGHMRQLEQAKKAFPNTHLIVGVTGDAETHKRKGLTVLSEVERAETVRHCKWVDEVIPNCPWIVSPEFLEEHQIDYVAHDDIPYGADEGDDIYAPVKAAGKFLVTQRTEGVSTTGIITKIVRDYEKYITRQLKRGTSRQELNVSWLKKNELEIKRHVIELRDTIKNNWSSTGQELGKELRQFWQSRPNSPARRSFDFGHNGVTSPTGSGNIFGFGGNKSHLDNSNRPESPGVGRTEDFATGYSLGLIGGVRSWMMRSRTSLRDTLSLPASPSGSDEERNGTEDTKAEAPGNSKVAT, encoded by the exons ATGTCGTCGCCGTCGTCAACGGCCACGAAGCGGAAACGCAGCGTCTCCCACCTACCCGCTCCCGATATCCCCCAGTCATCAACTGCCGAATTGCTTCAGCCGTCATCCCGCGACGCCTCTGGTGAAGAAGGGGATGAATCCGCAGCTCCCAGCACATCCGTGAAACATAAGAAACCTGCCCTTGCTGCCGACACGTCCACCGTTCCACCCTCCAAGCGTCCTAGGACCCGATCTATAATACCTTCAGACTTAGCGGCCCAGACTCTCAACGGCGATACATCGTCAATTAGCAAAAATGATCCAGGCGAGCCGTCGGAGACGACGGAGGCAAGTGTAGACATTGAGCATCGGGTGAAACGTCGATCGGGCTCATTCCGTCAGCCAAGAAATCAGGATGAGCGGATGAAGCCGCCGATGAGAGCGGGTTTGCAAGATCCGGCTGGTTACAAGACCAATCCACCTCCTACTGGACGCCCAGTGAGGGTGTATGCGGACGGTGTATTCGATTTGTTCCACCTTGG TCATATGAGGCAGCTGGAACAGGCCAAGAAAGCATTTCCCAATACCCATCTCATCGTCGGTGTGACCGGAGACGCGGAGACACATAAGCGAAAGGGTTTGACCGTTCTGAGCGAGGTTGAGAGGGCAGAAACCGTCCGTCACTGCAAGTGGGTGGACGAAGTTATACCGAACTGTCCCTGGATCGTAAGTCCGGAGTTCCTTGAGGAACACCAGATAGACTATGTTGCCCACGACGATATCCCATATGGAGCAGACGAGGGCGACGATATTTATGCCCCGGTGAAAGCGGCAGGCAAATTTTTAGTCACTCAAAGAACAGAGGGCGTGAGCACCACAGGTATCATTACGAA GATTGTTCGAGACTACGAAAAATACATCACTCGGCAACTCAAGCGAGGAACCTCCAGACAAGAGCTTAATGTCTCCTGGCTGAAAAAGAACGAGCTTGAGATCAAGAGGCATGTCATTGAGCTTCGCGACACCATAAAGAATAACTGGTCGTCAACCGGTCAAGAATTAGGCAAAGAACTGAGGCAATTCTGGCAAAGCAGGCCAAATAGCCCTGCTCGACGAAGCTTTGACTTTGGACATAATGGCGTCACAAGCCCAACGGGGAGCGGAAATATATTCGGATTTGGAGGTAACAAGTCACACCTCGATAATTCGAACCGGCCAGAGAGCCCCGGCGTAGGCCGGACAGAGGATTTTGCAACAGGATATAGTTTAGGGTTGATCGGCGGGGTTCGATCATGG ATGATGCGCAGCCGTACTTCTCTGCGTGATACACTCAGCCTCCCAGCATCGCCTTCTGGCAGTGATGAGGAGCGCAATGGTACTGAGGATACGAAGGCTGAGGCCCCCGGGAATTCGAAGGTAGCTACCTAA
- the PTC2_1 gene encoding Protein phosphatase 2C 2, variant 2 (EggNog:ENOG410PGQI~COG:T~BUSCO:6773at33183), with protein MGQTLSEPVVEKNSEEGSDECVIYGLSAMQGWRISMEDAHSAVLDLQAKYLAKDHHPTDPSKRLSFFGVYDGHGGEQMALYAGKNVSRIVTNQETFARGDIEQALKDGYLATDRAILEDPNYEEEVSGCTAAVAIVSKDKIRVANAGDSRSVLGVKGRAKPLSFDHKPQNEGEKARISAAGGFVDFGRVNGNLALSRALGDFEFKKSPDLSPEQQIVTAYPDVTTHEITEDDEFLVIACDGIWDCQSSQAVVEFVRRGIAAKQELHRICENLMDNCLASNSETGGVGCDNMTMIIVGFLNGKTKEEWYNMIAERVANNDGPCAPPEYAQFRGPGVRRQFDDSPDEYDPGLDSRPTGRSGRIILLGDGTELLTDMGDGEMFENGDRVSEQESTREVTSSVDEPRNEPTD; from the exons ATGGGTCAGACTTTGAGTGAGCCTGTGGTTGAGAAA AACTCTGAAGAAGGCTCTGATGAGTGTGTTATCTATGGCCTTTCTGCCATGCAAGGATGGCGCATCAGCATGGAAGATGCTCACTCTGCCGTGCTTGACCTTCAAGCAAAGTACCTGGCTAAAGACCACCACCCAACAGACCCAAGTAAACGCCTGTCTTTCTTTGGTGTTTATGACGGGCATGGAGGTGAACAGATGGCCCTGTACGCGGGGAAAAACGTCTCAAGAATTGTTACCAACCAGGAGACATTCGCGCGTGGAGATATAGAACAGGCGCTGAAAGATGGATACCTTGCAACTGACCGCGCCATTCTTGAAG ATCCTaattatgaagaagaagtTTCAGGCTGCACTGCAGCTGTGGCTATTGTCTCAAAGGATAAGATCAGAGTT GCAAACGCAGGTGATTCCAGATCTGTTTTAGGTGTCAAGGGTCGTGCGAAGCCGCTCTCCTTTGATCATAAGCCCCAGAATGAAG GTGAAAAGGCAAGAATTAGTGCGGCTGGCGGTTTTGTTGACTTTGGTCGTGTCAATGGCAACCTTGCTCTATCCCGCGCCTTGGGGGATTTTGAATTCAAGAAAAGTCCGGATCTGTCGCCTGAACAGCAAATTGTGACTGCTTATCCTGATGTCACCACTCATGAGATAACTGAAGATGACGAGTTTCTCGTTATTGCCTGCGACG GAATCTGGGACTGCCAGTCGTCTCAGGCTGTTGTCGAATTTGTTCGACGTGGAATTGCCGCAAAGCAGGAATTGCACCGGATTTGCGAGAACCTCATGGATAATTGTCTGGCTTCCAACAGTGAGACCGGTGGTGTTGGTTGTGACAATATGACTATGATCATTGTCGGTTTTCTCAATGGTAAAACGAAAGAAGAGTGGTATAACATGATTGCTGAACGGGTTGCAAACAACGATGGACCCTGCGCTCCTCCGGAGTATG CTCAATTTCGAGGTCCTGGCGTTCGACGTCAATTCGATGACAGCCCTGATGAATACGATCCAGGACTTGATAGCCGGCCAACCGGTCGCAGCGGCAGAATCATCCTCCTCGGTGATGGTACCGAATTGCTGACCGATATGGGAGATGGAGAGATGTTCGAAAATGGGGACAGAGTCTCTGAGCAAGAGTCTACGCGTGAAGTCACTAGCTCTGTTGATGAACCGAGAAACGAAC CAACGGATTGA
- the TAF13 gene encoding Transcription initiation factor TFIID subunit 13 (EggNog:ENOG410PPQF~COG:K) has translation MESNDAAHHKHSEHSAPPPPPAGNWIPFPKTSKPLTFKHGDHSYAILPAPGLYEHYTLAFVNSEETAEQDLAAAAVQASGMSEPRVRLTRHHAQLNFGNELRQLLRAFGDNAPHPDFPQEPNPETVRVLDEIVTDFIIETCHAAAQVAAHAGRQKVKVDDFMFVIRRDAAKLGRVQELFQLEKELKEARKAFDQNDDRVGKDATAGKEIEGLVGSDGEGAETVVDGTNAAAGKKKGKGKKRAAGMETAASESGAGKKRKVSTVKAESTA, from the exons ATGGAAAGTAACGATGCTGCCCATCACAAACACTCTGAGCATTctgctcctcctcctcctccagcAGGAAACTGGATTCCGTTTCCCAAAACTTCCAAGCCTCTCACCTTCAAACACGGCGACCATTCGTACGCGATCCTTCCTGCTCCCGGACTCTACGAGCACTATACCCTCGCATTTGTAAACAGCGAAGAGACCGCCGAACAAGACTTGGCTGCCGCAGCTGTCCAGGCCAGCGGGATGTCGGAGCCACGCGTGCGCTTGACCCGGCACCATGCTCAGCTAAACTTTGGCAACGAGC TTCGACAGCTCCTACGCGCTTTTGGCGATAACGCCCCTCATCCCGACTTTCCTCAGGAACCCAACCCGGAGACCGTTCGCGTTCTCGATGAGATCGTCACCGACTTTATCATCGAAACCTGCCACGCGGCAGCCCAAGTCGCAGCCCATGCTGGCCGCCAGAAAGTCAAGGTCGACGACTTCATGTTCGTCATTCGTCGCGATGCTGCTAAGCTCGGCCGTGTCCAAGAACTCTTCCAGTTAGAAAAGGAATTGAAAGAAGCCCGCAAGGCCTTTGATCAGAACGACGATCGAGTCGGCAAAGACGCGACCGCTGGAAAGGAAATTGAGGGACTTGTTGGCTCTGATGGCGAGGGAGCAGAAACCGTCGTGGATGGTACTAATGCTGCCGccggaaagaaaaagggcaagGGAAAGAAGCGTGCTGCCGGTATGGAGACTGCTGCTTCAGAAAGTGGGGCAGGAAAGAAGCGCAAGGTTTCGACTGTTAAAGCAGAATCAACCGCTTAA